In a genomic window of Corvus moneduloides isolate bCorMon1 chromosome 17, bCorMon1.pri, whole genome shotgun sequence:
- the LOC116452705 gene encoding tumor necrosis factor alpha-induced protein 2-like has translation MGSLVSPVSPPCHLSLGSCLDAIDVPWCHQSPLLVTRGVPCATPCHPYAIGVPSLSLVRSLAPPGRRFLRKPPASASVTAAATSVTAAATSVTAATAASTASSAASATSATAAGTATVPGASGGVRTVPPQPPGDSQVSPRPPGAPPAMPLLRRPPGGAAEGGQEDGDPFATNPESRRRRRATLGGLVGLGGHLGGHLGQLGGPFGRARRPRDPAGPRGRRRSEDSGVPRRPPEEAGGGKRGSLLRLALGTWGQRGTEKPSPGEGQAGDSADGAGQRPESGGKDKDRDREPLSVLEILELIQRRDLVAADAQIIALEAECALSPSRPPSPCPPSSPSSGSPPPSPVPAGGRRARDVALLYRALLAQLWAVVAEAVAAGRAVAPLRAVVAVLEQEEAADARSPPGTRPGRPRALRRRWHEAVARAASERLAQVAPAGGLGARLAALAARVVGDLGVVRSHVAPAYPPEYGALGVYARGYHRALAQQLRALAQRPLPVPELYLLLDWHSNAYPREVLGHPEVGALLRAQELGPLLPPETQRDLESSCIAAVKAKVEVAVAQELQLSEDTWPEDVTSQDMEEGLAMRVTGLLRAHVDRAPQVTPEFGREMAHSLLGVLVAFLHSFQRKVERFLEAPSEVPPTDSAPGRAIALANCCPPFRAFAERLAQFGHPESEEPRRQAHAALDRVTRICGHVLTRRLFEDLKPYFGKLMKRKWLTSSDAFDAIVMLITGFAQTLRPLHPEPHQVLVSELHRRVLIEYVRPLLQGRLVCASAKARARVAARLGDEARQLRELFTRLDSASPWLDSVVPRLRELLVLEDTAALQMEVGALARDFPDVRRRHVAALLDARGLRAQGPRREILGVLQDLGGSEAEPGPPRHRTFFSELPAPRPVRCLPFHLPRLRLPRRSPARPPP, from the exons ATGGGGTCCCTCGTGTCacccgtgtcccctccctgtcacC tgtcACTGGGGTCTTGTCTCGACGCCATCGATGTCCCCTGGTGCCACCAGAGTCCCCTCCTTGTCACCCGTGGggtcccctgtgccaccccgTGCCATCCCTATGCTATCGGGGTCCCGTCCCTGTCACTCGTGCGGTCCCTG GCCCCTCCGGGGCGGCGCTTCCTCAGGAAGCCCCCGGCCAGCGCCAGTGTCACCGCAGCCGCCACCAGTGTCACCGCAGCCGCCACCAGTGTCACCGCAGCCACCGCCGCCAGCACCGCCAGCAGCGCcgccagtgccaccagtgccaccgCCGCGGGCACCGCGACGGTTCCGGGAGCTTCGGGTGGCGTCCGCACCGTGCCACCTCAGCCTCCGGGTGACAGCCAGGTGTCCCCGcgcccccccggtgcccccccggCGATGCCGCTGCTCCGGAGACCCCCGGGGGGGGCGGCGGAGGGGGGACAGGAGGACGGGGACCCCTTCGCCACCAACCCCGAGAGTCGCCGGCGGCGCCGCGCCACCCTGGGGGGGCTGGTGGGGCTCGGGGGACACCTcgggggacacctgggacagctgggggggCCCTTcggccgcgcccgccgcccccgcgaccccgccgggccccgcggtCGCCGCCGCTCCGAGGACTCGGGGGTCCCGCGGCGACCCCCGGAGGAGGCGGGGGGGGGCAAGCGGGGGTCGCTGCTGCGCCTGGCGCTGGGGAcgtggggacagcggggcaCGGAGAAGCCGTCCCCGGGTGAGGGTCAGGCGGGGGACAGCGCGGACGGAGCCGGACAGCGGCCGGAGAGCGGCGGGaaggacaaggacagggacagggagccGCTGTCGG TGCTGGAGATCCTGGAGCTGATCCAGCGGCGGGACCTGGTGGCGGCGGACGCTCAGATCATCGCGCTGGAGGCCGAGTGCGCCCTGTCCCCGTCGCGCCCgccgtccccgtgtcccccctcGTCGCCCTCCTCCGGGTCCCCTCCGCCATCGCCGGtccccgcgggcgggcggcgggcgcgggaCGTGGCGCTGCTGTACCGGGCGCTGCTGGCGCAGCTCTGGGCCGTGGTGGCCGAGGCGGTGGCCGCGGGGCGAGCGGTGGCCCCGCTGCGGGCCGTGGTGgccgtgctggagcaggaggaggcgGCGGACGCGCGGAGCCCCCCCGGGACCCgcccggggcggccgcgggcgctGCGGCGGCGCTGGCACGAGGCGGTGGCCAGGGCGGCGAGCGAGCGGCTGGCGCAGGTGGCCCCGGCGGGCGGGCTCGGGGCGCGGCTGGCCGCGCTGGCCGCCAGGGTGGTGGGAGACCTGGGGGTCGTGAGGAGCCACGTGGCCCCCGCGTACCCCCCCGAGTACGGCGCGCTCGGGGTCTACGCCCGCGGCTACCACCGAGCGCTGGCGCAGCAGCTGCGGGCGCTGGCGCAGAGACCCCTGCCCGTGCCCGAGCTCTACCTGCTGCTCGACTGGCACAGCAACGCCTACCCCAG GGAAGTTTTGGGGCACCCCGAGGTGGGGGCCCTTCTGCGGGCGCAGGAGCTGgggcccctcctgccccccgAGACCCAGCGCGACCTTGAGAGCTCCTGCATCGCTGCCGTCAAG GCGAAGGTGGAGGTGGCCgtggcacaggagctgcagctcagcgAGGACACATGGCCCGAGGATGTCACCAGCCAGGACATGGAGGAGGGACTGGCCATGCGTGTCACCGGA ctgctgcgGGCACACGTGGACCGAGCCCCCCAGGTGACCCCCGAGTTCGGGCGGGAGATGGCCCACAGCCTGCTGGGCGTGCTGGTGGCCTTCCTGCACAG tTTCCAGCGGAAGGTCGAGCGGTTCCTGGAAGCCCCCAGTGAGGTTCCCCCCACCGACAGCGCCCCTGGCCGCGCCATCGCCTTGGCCAACTGCTGCCCCCCCTTCAG gGCCTTCGCTGAGCGCCTGGCGCAGTTTGGGCACCCTGAGAGCGAGGAGCCGCGGCGCCAGGCCCACGCCGCACTGGACAGGGTCACCCGCATCTGCGGCCACGTCCTCACCCGGCGCCTCTTCGAGGACCTCAAG CCCTACTTCGGCAAGCTGATGAAGCGCAAGTGGCTGACGAGCTCAGACGCCTTCGATGCCATCGTGATGCTCATCACTGGCTTCGCGCAGACGCTGCGCCCGCTGCACCCCGAGCCCCACCAG GTGCTGGTCAGCGAGCTGCACCGCCGGGTGCTCATCGAGTACGTGCGCCCACTGCTCCAGGGCCGCCTGGTCTGCGCCTCGGCTAAGGCGCGTGCCCGCGTGGCCGCCCGGCTGGGCGACGAGGCCCGGCAGCTCCGCGAGCTCTTCACGCGCCTG GACTCGGCGTCGCCCTGGCTGGACTCGGTGGTGCCGcggctgcgggagctgctggtgctggaggacACGGCCGCGCTGCAGATGGAGGTCGGCGCCCTGGCCAGGGACTTCCCCGACGTCCG